The genomic interval ATTAAGGCTATATTATACTGAAATACCTAGCCTGTGATATGACGGAAGAACTGAGATAGTGAAAAATGATGACAACTGACCAGTAACTGCTACTCTGATTATAAAGCCCTTGCATAAATGAGCCAGCTGGAAATTCGCCGGTCTGGGTTAATTTCGAAGGCAATTTTATGTTGAGGATACACCCAGTACTCGCCCGAAGTTCCGGGAAAAGTGTAGGCCGGTTCGCCATATTGTTGTACCAAAGAGGCAGCACTTGAGCCCGCCTGTAGTGACCGTGCCGTTTTGCCAGCATAGTTTTCCTGGGCAAACCTAACCAGATACCGGTTGGAAGACGCCTGAATTCCTAATTTAATCAGATCTGAGGACGGAGACCATTGCAGCAACAGATAAGGTTTTTCATTTACCTTCACTTGCTGAACCTGACCGGGCAGGGGAGAGGAGGCTTCTTCTCCTGCGATTTTTTCCCGGCTGGTGGCAGGTTTCGTTAGGGCTGTTGTAGTAGAAGTTTCCTGGGAGAACCAGTTGCGTATCCAGCCGGTCAGGTTTTCCACCAGCGATTCATTGATCTTTTCAAACAAGGCCATATTGTAAGAGGCCATATAAGCCTTCTTTTCCTGCGCCGATTCGAAATCCTGCTGGGCTTTTCCGGTTTGCTGGTCTTTAAAATAGGCAATGGCCCGGATGGTATGTGCATTTCCGGTGAGTTGGCTTATATCCAGTTCATTGATAACGCCAATAGCGGCCGCTTGATTGCCTTGTAAAGAATACACACAGGCCAGATTTATATAGGCCGGTACATAGTCCGGATCGATCTCTTTGGCTTTCTGGGCATATTTCCTGGCATCCAGCAGGAGTTGTGACAATGGTTTGGCACTATTCACATCCGAAAAAGACCGGTGAGTTGAACTAAGCCGGCTTCTGGCATCCATCTCCACCGGATAAACAAAACCAGGTTGCTGCTGGCTATTATAGATGGCAAGTGCCTGCTGAAGGATGGAGGCAGACAAATTATTAAAAATCTCCCGGCTAGGAAAACGGTTGACCAGGTAATCAAAACACAGCGTAGCCGACTGATAATCCTGCATGAGATACAAAAACTGTCCGGCTTTAAATACAGCTATCATCCTGGCAGCGTCTGTTTGTTTTTTCTGATAGGTAAGCTTTCTTTCCTCTTTGCTGGGATAACCTTTCAGCTGGTTGGCTAATTGAAAGTTTTCATATACCAGATCTAGAATCTGCGGAAATACCTGTCCGGTAGCAAAACCGGCAAGTTCTCCATAAAAACAGCCATAAAAATCTGCCTCTGATTCAAAGCGCTCAATCTCATCACCAGAAGTTTGATTTTCGGTTTTCCCAATCCCAAAAGTATAATACCAGTCGTGTTTTTCGTAATGGTGGGCGAGTTCGTGGCTTAATAATACCGCCAGTGCATTCAATGAATCTTTGCCCAGCCTGGCACACAGGTCATATACTTCTTCATCCAGGGAAATAAGCGGCTTATTGCCAGGCTGATATTGGGCAATCGTTTTGGGTTTTCCTGCCTTCCGGGCAATGATCTGCAATTGAGGTTCAGGACGGCTGTTTGCAAAAACATAGGTCAAACGGTTGAATACTTGCCTGGTTACCTTATATTTGGGCGAAGATTCCGAAAGCAAAGCCTGTGCCTGCGCCCCGGTTTGAAGCCCTAACAGCACCAGTAACCCGGTAATAAATACACCAGCACGAATCAGCATAAGTTTAAGTGCAAATAAAATAGGGCGGTTTTGTAAGGAATACATCTGTGTATGTAAATAATGCGGATCTTCACTTTAGAGTTAGTTTCTGTTTTGGCAAAAAGTTAACACCTCTTTCTTAGCAAAAAGAAAAAATTAACAATCCCGGCAGCCATTGGTTACTTATCGGATGCTTTTAAATAAACGATAATATAGAAATAAGTATCTGACCTGCAACTTGCTTGCGAAAGATATTTTTAGTATTCATGTCTTGCCGCCTACTCCTGAATTATGAAAAGAATTGTTCTCTCAATATTGCCCCTCCTTATTGCTGCGAACATTAGCTTTGCCCAGAAAAAGCTATTCAAGGCTGATACTACGTTAGCTGGAAAATGGGTTGAGCAGGCTTTACTTCTTCATACACAGGAAAAATTTGATACGGCGAAAGTATTGTTTGAAAAGGCATCCTGTCTATATAAAAAGCACCAGCTATGGATGCCTTATGTAAACTGCCTTAATAAAACTTCTTTGATTTTATTTTCTCTGGCAGACTATGAAGCGAGCTTACTAACGGCGCAGCAGAGTTTACAGGAAAACCAGTCTAATTTAAACAAAGATAATGGTGCAGAAGCAGAGGCATATCTTTTAGTAGCTAAGGCTTACTATGAAAAAGGCGAACTGGCACCAGCCCTAGAAAACACACAAAATGCCCTGCGGATATATGTTAAGCTATTTGGTGAACAACACCCGGATGTAGCTGCTTCTTATACAACCATAGGAGACATATATTTTGATGAAAGCAAGTATGATCCGGCCATTGAATATTACCAGAAAGCCTTGCAGATCAAGTGTACGTTACTGGGCGAAACCCATACAGAGGTAGCCAGGTCTTACAGCAGCATTGCATTTGTATACCGCAATAAAGGAGACTTGGATAAGGCGTTGGAATATTATCAGAAATCCCTGCAATTATGGATGAAAGCTGTAGGTGAAGCGCATTCGGAGGTAGGGTATGCCTATAACAATATAGGGATCATCTATTATTTTAAAGGGGAATATGATAAAGCATTAGAGTACAATACGAAGGGACTCAATATCCGCCTTAAAATATTTGGTGAACAACATCCGGATGTAGCGGCTTCTTATAATAACAGAGGCAGTATATTCAGGGGAAAAGGAGAGGATAGAATAGGAATAGAATTTTACAAAAAAGCGTTGGAAATCCGGCGTAAAGTGTATGGAGATACCCATCGGATGGTAGCGGCTTCTTACAATAATGTGGGGCCGGCTATTATGAAATAAGAGACTATGCTCAGGCTGTAGCATATTATCAGAAATCTCTGCATATCTGGATGAAAACCTTGGGTGAAGATCATCCGGATATTACTATTTCTTACAAAAATCTGGCAAATGTTTACAAAGATAAAGGGATTATCCGAATGCCCTGGCTTATAATGAAAAAGCCCTGGCTATTGAACGGAAGGTATTGGGAGAGCACCATCCTTCCTTGGCTACCACTTACAATGATATGGGCCTTGTCTATCAGGCGAAGCACGACTATACAGAAGCGCTCCGGCAGTTTCAACAAGCCATATTGACCAATATTCCTTCTTTTCGGGATACTCTCATTTTACACAATCCCAACTTAACTTCTAATGATTACATTAATGGATTTCACCTTCTCACTTCGTTGCAGTTAAAAGCAGAAACACTCGAAAAGTCATGTAACACATCGAAAGAAAATCTGTTGGTGGCGTATAAGACCTATTGCTCCCTAGATACACTTACCTGGCAACTGCTTGATGCCCACACTGAGGAAACAGACAAACTGGCCTTCACCACTAAGTCCGGAGACATCTATCAGTCGGCTTTGCGGCTATCTGTGCGCTTGCATCGGGAAACCGGAGAACAGCGCTATGAAGACAAAGCCTTTTATTTTGCTGAGCGGGGCAAAGCAGGTGTGTTAGCATCCACCCTGGCAGATTCTAAAGCCAGAAAATTTTCAGGCATAGCAGATTCGTTGCTAAAATCAGATGAAAGGCTTCGTAGCGAAATTGCTGAATACAAGCAGCTATTAGCCCAGGAATATGCCAATGGTCAGGAAGCCGACAGCAGTAAGTTGCAGGGGTATCAGAACGAATTGTTTTCAGCGCACCGCACCCAGGAAAAGCTCATGGCTGCCCTTGAAACACACTATCCCCGCTACCATCAGTTAAAATATCAATCTTCTCTGGTGACTCCATCTCAATTGCAATCCGTACTGGATGCACAAACAGCTCTGATGGAGTATGTAGTGAGTGATTCCCTGTTGCAGGTGTTTGTGATCACCCGCAAAAGCTATCAGCTGCATTCGGTTTCGTTGGATAGTTTGTTTGTGCGCAGGCTGTCTGCTTTCCGGCAGGCTATTCTTTCAGGGGATCAGGATTTATATGAACAGACGGCTTATCCTTTGTACCAAACCTTATTTGCCCACCCCTTACCCAAATCAATCAAAGAGCTGATTCTGATTCCGGAAGGGGAACTGACCACTTTGCCTTTTGAGGCTTTGCTGACAAGTGGGGATGTAAACAAAAAGGAGTATCTGCTTGAGAAATATGCCATCAGTTATGCTTATTCAGCTAGCCTGCTCTATGAGCGTTTACAGCAGAAACAGACCAGTCAAGAAAAGCACTTGTTAGCCATGGCTCCGGTCTTTGAGGATTCAGCCAGCAATGTGATCATGGCATCCAATAGAAGCGTGCTTTCCGGCCTGCAAACAGAGCCTGTGGCAGCGGCTGAACAGACAGGGGAGAAACGTATAGCCATGCGGGGACAGCTATTGGATGGTACTTATGTATCTCCTTTGCTTGCTTCCAAAGGGGAAGTAGAAACCATTGCTTCCCTGTTTGAGCAGAAAGGCTACAAAGCCAGCCTATACCTGCATCAACAAGCCGGGGAAGAAAAGCTGAAGGCAAAAGGAATGGCTGCTTACAACTATATCCACATTGCTACCCATGGTTTTGTCAATGGGCAGTATCCGGAGCTTTCCGGGTTGCTATTTGCCCAGGACAGCACTTCAGAAGAAGATGGCATTTTGTACACCGGAGAGATCTACAACCTTGCTTTACAGGCAGAGTTAGTGACTTTATCAGCTTGTGAGACCGGTTTGGGCAAGTTAGCCAAAGGCGAAGGCATCATTGGCTTGACAAGAGCCTTGTTATATGCCGGGGCAAAGAATGTAGTGGTTTCCTTCTGGAAGGTGCCTGATAATTCGACAGCGGAGTTGATGGGTTCTTTTTACAAGGCTCTGCTTTCAGGCAAGAGCAAGGGGGCAGCTTTACAGCAAGCCAAGATGAAGATGATAGCCAACAAAGACTACAGTCATCCTTTTTTCTGGGCTCCTTTTATTCTGGTGGGAAAATAGGCTGTTTCTGGCTTGGGGAAAGATTATGCTGATTTGTAGCATCTGCCATATTAATATCAGAAAAATAGCAGAAAAACAATCAGGTTTGTAAGCCAGCCAAGCAAAAAACAAAAAAACCTTTTATCTAATGCCAATTTTTGATAGCTTATCTATTTGTTTTATTTCGGCTTATTTTATTCCGTTTTGGTAGCTTATAATTTTTAGCCTCAATAGCTTATTACAGCCAGTTTGTTAAGGGCCATTCTGTAATAGTCAATTCTTACCGCCTACTACCGATTTATGAAAACGATTGTTCTATCCATATTCTTCTTGTTGTTTGCCACGGCATCATTTGCCCAGAAAAAGCAATTTTCTGCTGATACTACGCTTGCTAAAAACTGGTATGAACGAGCGCAGGATTTACAAAAGAAAGGCAGATATGATAGTAGTATGGTGTTTTATGACCAGGCGGCGGCGGTATATAAGAAATACCAGCTATGGAAACGCTATATTGACTGTAATTATAAACTCTCCCGCTGCCTGATTTCTCAGGGAAAATACGATCAGGCACAGCAAAAGGCAACAGAGGTAATGCAGGAAAGCCAGCAAAAGCTGGGCCCAGATCATCCCCTGGAGGCCGATGCTTATCATAGTATGGCCCTGGTCAGTAATTATAAAGGAGATTCCAATAAGTCGCTTGAACTGCATCACAAAGCATTAGACATCCGGAGGAAAGCATTTGGTGAAAATAATGCCAGTGTAAGCAGTTCGTATTATAGCATTGGAAATGTATACATTGCCAGAGCAGAATATGACAAAGCCCTGGAATACTTTCAGAAGGATTTTAATATTAATCTGCACCTGCATGGCGAAGAAGATCCTGTACTGGGAAGCACGTATCATAGTTTGAGCACCATATATACGGCAAAAAATGATTATACCCAGGCGTTGGAATATTGCCAGAAAGCAGCCAGGGTTTTTGTGAAAGCCTATACTGAAAATCATCCTAACGTAGCCACTAGTTATCACCTGGCTGGCCGTATTTACAGCTACCTGGGCGAAAATGAGAAAGCACTCGATTATTACCAGAAAGCCCTCCAGATCCGGCTGAAATTTGTGAGTGAAAACCATGCCAGTGTCGCAAATGATTATATCCGCATAGGCCAGATTCATTTTAAAAGAGGGGAGCATGACCAGGCATTACTTTATTACCAGAAAGCCCTTATAAACCGGAAAAAATCCCTGGGTAATTTGAATCCTTATGTGGCAGAGCCCTATCATTTTTTAGGTGATGTATATATAGCCAAAGGAGAGTACGACCAGGCATTAGATGGCTACCAGCATGCGATTATGGCAAACATGCCTTCCTTTCAGGATTCCCTTGTTCAATATAATCCTCCGATGGGCAATCAGCAAACTATTTATCTGGATGGTGTTATACTACTTAATTCTTTAGAATTGAAAGCAGATGCATTCAGGAAAAAATTTACAAAGACACAGGCAGCCAGTGATTTGCAACTGGCCATTGCTACCTATCTTACCACTGATACACTCATACAACGGATTCAACAGAGCCTCACAAGCGAAAATGACAAACTGATGCTTGCCGGCAGGGCAAAAAAAATATTTCAGGCTTCCCTTCAAACTTGCCTGTCATTACATGCCGTAACCGGCGAAAAACAGTATTTGCAACAGGCATTTTATTTTGCAGAGCGGGGTAAAGCAAATATATTATCAGCGACACTGGCCGAAACAAAAGCGAAAGCATTTGCTGGGATTCCGGATTCTTTACTGATACAAGATCAGCAGTTAAATAAATATATTAATAATTATACCCAGCAAATTGCCAAACTTGTCACCTCCGGCCCAGGTGCCGACAGCAGTAAGTTGCAGGAATATCAGAATGAATTGTTTTCAGCGCACCGCACCCAGGAAAAGCTCATGGCTGCCCTTGAAACACACTATCCCCGCTACCATCAGTTAAAATATCAATCTTCTCTGGTGACTCCATCTCAATTGCAATCCGTACTGGATGCACAAACAGCTCTGATGGAGTATGTAGTGAGTGATTCCCTGTTGCAGGTGTTTGTGATCACCCGCAAAAGCTATCAGCTGCATTCGGTTTCGTTGGATAGTTTGTTTGTGCGCAGGCTGTCTGCTTTCCGGCAGGCTATTCTTTCAGGGGATCAGGATTTATATGAACAGACGGCTTATCCTTTGTACCAAACCTTATTTGCCCACCCCTTACCCAAATCAATCAAAGAGCTGATTCTGATTCCGGAAGGGGAACTGACCACTTTGCCTTTTGAGGCTTTGCTGACAAGTGGGGATGTAAACAAAAAGGAGTATCTGCTTGAGAAATATGCCATCAGTTATGCTTATTCAGCTAGCCTGCTCTATGAGCGTTTACAGCAGAAACAGACCAGTCAAGAAAAGCACTTGTTAGCCATGGCTCCGGTCTTTGAGGATTCAGCCAGCAATGTGATCATGGCATCCAATAGAAGCGTGCTTTCCGGCCTGCAAACAGAGCCTGTGGCAGCGGCTGAACAGACAGGGGAGAAACGTATAGCCATGCGGGGACAGCTACTGGATGGTACTTATGTATCTCCTTTGCTTGCCTCCAAAGGGGAAGTAGAAACCATTGCTTCCCTGTTTGAGCAGAAAGGCTACAAAGCCAGCCTATACCTGCATCAACAAGCCGGGGAAGAAAAGCTGAAGGCAAAAGGAATGGCTGCTTACAACTATATCCACATTGCTACCCATGGTTTTGTCAATGGGCAGTATCCGGAGCTTTCCGGGTTGCTATTTGCCCAGGACAGCACTTCAGGGGAAGATGGCATTTTGTACACCGGAGAGATCTACAACCTTGCTTTACAGGCAGAGTTAGTGACTTTATCAGCTTGTGAGACCGGTTTGGGCAAGTTAGCCAAAGGCGAAGGCATCATTGGCTTGACAAGAGCCTTGTTATATGCCGGGGCAAAGAATGTAGTGGTTTCGTTTTGGAAGGTGCCTGATAATTCGACAGCGGAGCTGATGGGTTATTTTTACAAGGCTTTGCTTTCAGGCAAGAGCAAGGGGGCAGCTTTGCAGCAAGCCAAGATGAAGATGATAGCCAACAAAGACTACAGTCATCCTTTTTTCTGGGCTCCTTTTATCCTGGTGGGAAAATAGTCATTGGTCAGGTTAAGTTACCATAGGGCAGGAGGGAGGTATACCAGTTGATGAAAGAATCCTCTCAATTCACCAATGACTAGTGACAACTGACCAATGACTATTAAGAATTAAGGAGTTGGTTGCAAAGTTTGCCTGGGCTGATAGCGTTGCAGGGGATATGCCATTGAATCAGAAAAT from Rhodocytophaga rosea carries:
- a CDS encoding tetratricopeptide repeat protein → MYSLQNRPILFALKLMLIRAGVFITGLLVLLGLQTGAQAQALLSESSPKYKVTRQVFNRLTYVFANSRPEPQLQIIARKAGKPKTIAQYQPGNKPLISLDEEVYDLCARLGKDSLNALAVLLSHELAHHYEKHDWYYTFGIGKTENQTSGDEIERFESEADFYGCFYGELAGFATGQVFPQILDLVYENFQLANQLKGYPSKEERKLTYQKKQTDAARMIAVFKAGQFLYLMQDYQSATLCFDYLVNRFPSREIFNNLSASILQQALAIYNSQQQPGFVYPVEMDARSRLSSTHRSFSDVNSAKPLSQLLLDARKYAQKAKEIDPDYVPAYINLACVYSLQGNQAAAIGVINELDISQLTGNAHTIRAIAYFKDQQTGKAQQDFESAQEKKAYMASYNMALFEKINESLVENLTGWIRNWFSQETSTTTALTKPATSREKIAGEEASSPLPGQVQQVKVNEKPYLLLQWSPSSDLIKLGIQASSNRYLVRFAQENYAGKTARSLQAGSSAASLVQQYGEPAYTFPGTSGEYWVYPQHKIAFEINPDRRISSWLIYARAL
- a CDS encoding tetratricopeptide repeat protein; protein product: MKRIVLSILPLLIAANISFAQKKLFKADTTLAGKWVEQALLLHTQEKFDTAKVLFEKASCLYKKHQLWMPYVNCLNKTSLILFSLADYEASLLTAQQSLQENQSNLNKDNGAEAEAYLLVAKAYYEKGELAPALENTQNALRIYVKLFGEQHPDVAASYTTIGDIYFDESKYDPAIEYYQKALQIKCTLLGETHTEVARSYSSIAFVYRNKGDLDKALEYYQKSLQLWMKAVGEAHSEVGYAYNNIGIIYYFKGEYDKALEYNTKGLNIRLKIFGEQHPDVAASYNNRGSIFRGKGEDRIGIEFYKKALEIRRKVYGDTHRMVAASYNNVGPAIMK
- a CDS encoding CHAT domain-containing protein, with the translated sequence MAYNEKALAIERKVLGEHHPSLATTYNDMGLVYQAKHDYTEALRQFQQAILTNIPSFRDTLILHNPNLTSNDYINGFHLLTSLQLKAETLEKSCNTSKENLLVAYKTYCSLDTLTWQLLDAHTEETDKLAFTTKSGDIYQSALRLSVRLHRETGEQRYEDKAFYFAERGKAGVLASTLADSKARKFSGIADSLLKSDERLRSEIAEYKQLLAQEYANGQEADSSKLQGYQNELFSAHRTQEKLMAALETHYPRYHQLKYQSSLVTPSQLQSVLDAQTALMEYVVSDSLLQVFVITRKSYQLHSVSLDSLFVRRLSAFRQAILSGDQDLYEQTAYPLYQTLFAHPLPKSIKELILIPEGELTTLPFEALLTSGDVNKKEYLLEKYAISYAYSASLLYERLQQKQTSQEKHLLAMAPVFEDSASNVIMASNRSVLSGLQTEPVAAAEQTGEKRIAMRGQLLDGTYVSPLLASKGEVETIASLFEQKGYKASLYLHQQAGEEKLKAKGMAAYNYIHIATHGFVNGQYPELSGLLFAQDSTSEEDGILYTGEIYNLALQAELVTLSACETGLGKLAKGEGIIGLTRALLYAGAKNVVVSFWKVPDNSTAELMGSFYKALLSGKSKGAALQQAKMKMIANKDYSHPFFWAPFILVGK
- a CDS encoding CHAT domain-containing protein; the encoded protein is MKTIVLSIFFLLFATASFAQKKQFSADTTLAKNWYERAQDLQKKGRYDSSMVFYDQAAAVYKKYQLWKRYIDCNYKLSRCLISQGKYDQAQQKATEVMQESQQKLGPDHPLEADAYHSMALVSNYKGDSNKSLELHHKALDIRRKAFGENNASVSSSYYSIGNVYIARAEYDKALEYFQKDFNINLHLHGEEDPVLGSTYHSLSTIYTAKNDYTQALEYCQKAARVFVKAYTENHPNVATSYHLAGRIYSYLGENEKALDYYQKALQIRLKFVSENHASVANDYIRIGQIHFKRGEHDQALLYYQKALINRKKSLGNLNPYVAEPYHFLGDVYIAKGEYDQALDGYQHAIMANMPSFQDSLVQYNPPMGNQQTIYLDGVILLNSLELKADAFRKKFTKTQAASDLQLAIATYLTTDTLIQRIQQSLTSENDKLMLAGRAKKIFQASLQTCLSLHAVTGEKQYLQQAFYFAERGKANILSATLAETKAKAFAGIPDSLLIQDQQLNKYINNYTQQIAKLVTSGPGADSSKLQEYQNELFSAHRTQEKLMAALETHYPRYHQLKYQSSLVTPSQLQSVLDAQTALMEYVVSDSLLQVFVITRKSYQLHSVSLDSLFVRRLSAFRQAILSGDQDLYEQTAYPLYQTLFAHPLPKSIKELILIPEGELTTLPFEALLTSGDVNKKEYLLEKYAISYAYSASLLYERLQQKQTSQEKHLLAMAPVFEDSASNVIMASNRSVLSGLQTEPVAAAEQTGEKRIAMRGQLLDGTYVSPLLASKGEVETIASLFEQKGYKASLYLHQQAGEEKLKAKGMAAYNYIHIATHGFVNGQYPELSGLLFAQDSTSGEDGILYTGEIYNLALQAELVTLSACETGLGKLAKGEGIIGLTRALLYAGAKNVVVSFWKVPDNSTAELMGYFYKALLSGKSKGAALQQAKMKMIANKDYSHPFFWAPFILVGK